CCTACCAGTTATAATGTACTGGATACACAGTAGTGATCAAGGGTAGGAACCGGTTCAACGAAATGACATTTTTCAAGGAATGAAACGGAACAGGGAACGAAAGTGATTCAtgctgttccggaacagaactgttattttaaatgcatgggaaccggttaataacgttaaTTTACGTTCCGGGCATTTATTTCTAGTCCCCCAACAAAgcacctatgcaaagccctcactcagaaacgtattccagtgtgtgtttaggctaccagcccctcccccctccaaaGCAGAGGCTACTCTTCCCAACGTTACAAGCTTTATTcagaagaaagggagagagatttttaattagctagagaagaatggattcacTTTTTTTTTCtacaatgctagttaaggatactataggcctAGTGATCACGTTTCacgttggatttattaactacaaaaaagaTAAGACGTGTTTaaaattctggtgccgctctgcacacacaagcttgttagctagttagcttgttagctagttagcttgttaactagttagcttgttagctagttagcttgttAGCTTGTTAGCTCAAAAGGACATTCGAAGTTCCACCATAGAAGCTGCTCCTCTTAGGTATAATTATGTAGACCTAGTTCATATAATGCATTTCATAAGATGCCCGGCGTAGACCTAGTTCATATAATGCATTTCATAAGATGCCCGGCGTAGACCTAGTTCATATAATGCATTTCATAAGATGCCCGGCGTAGACCTAGTTCATATAATGCATTTCATAAGATGCCCGGCGTAGACCTAGTTCATATAATGCATTTCATAAGATGCCCGGCGTAGACCTAGTTCATATAATGCATTTCATAAGATGCCCGGCGTAGACCTAGTTCATATAATGCATTTCATAAGATGCCCGGCGTAGACCTAGTTCATATAATGCATTTCATAAGATGCCCGGCGTAGACCTAGTTCATATAATGCATTTCATAAGATGCCCAGCGTAGACCTAGTTCATATAATGCATTTCATAAGATGCCCAGCGTAGACCTAGTTCATATAATGCATTTCATAAGATGCCCGGCGTAGACCTAGTTCATATAATGCATTTCATAAGATGCCCGGCGTAGACCTAGTTCATATAATGCATTTCATAAGATGCCCAGCGTAGACCTAGTTCATATAATGCATTTCATAAGATGCCCGGCGTAGACCTAGTTCATATAATGCATTTCATAAGATGCCCGGCGTAGACCTAGTTCATATAATGCATTTCATAAGATGCCCGGCGTAGACCTAGTTCATATAATGCATTTCATAAGATGCCAGCGTAGACCTAGTTCATATAATGCATTTCATAAGATGCCCAGCGTAGACCTAGTTCATATAATGCATTTCATAAGATGCCCGGCGTAGACCTAGTTCATATAATGCATTTCATAAGATGCCCGGCGTAGACCTAGTTCATATAATGCATTTCATAAGATGCCCGGCGTAGACCTAGTTCATATAATGCATTTCATAAGATGCCCGGCGTAGACCTAGTTCATATAATGCATTTCATAAGATGCCCGGCGTAGACCTAGTTCATATAATGCATTTCATAAGATGCCCGGCGTAGACCTAGTTCATATAATGCATTTCATAAGATGCCCGGCGTAGACCTAGTTCATATAATGCATTTCATAAGATGCCCGGCGTAGACCTAGTTCATATAATGCATTTCATAAGATGCCCGGCGTAGACCTAGTTCATATAATGCATTTCATAAGATGCCCGGCGTAGACCTAGTTCATATAATGCATTTCATAAGATGCCCGGCGTAGACCTAGTTCATATAATGCATTTCATAAGATGCCCGGCGTAGACCTAGTTCATATAATGCATTTCATAAGATGCCCGGCGTAGACCTAGTTCATATAATGCATTTCATAAGATGCCCGGCGTAGACCTAGTTCATATAATGCATTTCATAAGATGCCCAGCGtttcaagccaagcctcctcctcaaccctctgTCCCCATCCTCAACATTTCAGTGGCATCTTGCGCCATCGGGCTACACTCGTCTGTCCATCACGTATGTAAACAACTAGCTTtgcctgctctatccgcactgattggtgaagttatttaatgagctaaatgtacaaaaataaaacttgatttcacaggttaaaaaaggaacaTAAAGGAATGATATAAACTGGTACTTTTTTGGGGTtcaaaccggttcagaactttatattgctggtcggaacagtagAACGGAACGAAAAAAATAGTGGTTCTGTTCAGaaacgaaacgattggaaaataactggtagtaatactagtgtcttaCCGTGCTGTGTGTTGGCGCTAAGGAGGTCTGTACAGAGCTGTTCTGTGGTGATTCCCAGAGCCTTGCAGACCTCCTCTCTGCTGTAGGGCTCAGGGTGCAGAACCTCAGCCACCAGCCGCAGCATCTCCTCCAGAGAGGCCTCCAGCTCTGTCTGCACCTGGGACAGCTTCAGCAGCCGGCCCCACTCCAGCCCCCGCGCCTTCGCCAGCATCTGACGGGGGACCATAGAGTCATACCATATAGTTATTTAAAGCATACAGGGGGACAGCTTCAGCAGCCGGCCTCACTCCATGCCCCCGAGCCTTCGCCTAGCGTCTAGTGGTGGAGAGCAGCATAGAGTTATAATAAAACCTAGATGTAAAACTCCCTAAAGTTCACACCATAGAGTTAAGATAAAGCCTAGGAAACAGCTTCGGCAGCCTGCTCCACTCCAGGCCCCCTCGCATTGGCCAGAATCTGAGTCGAGTTGAGAACACAGTTAAATTAATTCTAGAACACCATAGAGTTCAATGCAGCCCTAGACTGGGTTCCGCCCTGGAGGCACTGCCTTCCCCGTTGACTACTTAACAATGGTGCATGCTATCACAGTCTTTTGAGGTAAGTGTGCCCTCTAGGTTTTATCTAAGTCTGTGGTAGACACAAGCCTCACATCACATCCCTTCTCATTTTCAGCTGATTACAATTTGTTTTGATGTACTAGCGGGACAAAACCTTGGACGCTTACTAACTCATAACACGTGTTGAATGTTCTCCACCAGGCATCTCTAGTGGCATTTGGTATATTCTATATATATTTGTACGATGTTGAGAACAGCAATATCAATTCCGAGCCGCTGTAATAATAATTGACCTTGGTGGCTATGCGGCACTCGACCACCCTGATGTTGAAGTGAGAGGTAGCAGCCTTGTTCATCTCAACGCAGCAGTTAGAGATGACGAACACTGCTCCCTCAGGGAGACGCACGTCAGACGCCCGCAAGGGGTGGAACTCAATCAGCTTGGCctgggacaacaacaacaacaacaacaacaacaacaacaacaacagacagATCAAGGACTAATAACAAGCACCAACAAACCAGAGAATTTGACCGTAACTGTACATCATTTCATTAAACTCTCGTTAAACTATTGTTTTAACTTATAACATAGCATCATCAAACACTAATTAACACTCATACCATATAATACTCCTTTAtatacagagtgtgtgtgtggtgtgtgtgtggtgtgtgtggtttgtgtgtggtgtgtgtgtgtgtgtggtgtgtgtgtgtgtgtgtgtggtttgtgtgtgtgtgtgtgtgtggtttgtgtgtgtgtgtgtgtgtgtgtgtgtgtggtgtgtgtgtgtggtgggtggtgtgtgtgtgtgtgtggtttgtgtgtgtgtgtgtggtgtgtgtgtggtgggtggtgtgtgtgtggtgtgtgtgtgtggtttgtgtgtgtgtgtgtggtgtgtgtgtgtggtttgtgtgtgtgtgtgtgtgtgtggtgggtggtgtgtgtggtttgtgtgtgtgtgtgtgtgtgtggtgtgtgtgtggtgtgtgtgtgtgtgtgtgtgtgtggtgtgtgtgtggtgggtggtgtgtgtgtgtgtgtgtggtgggtggtgtgtggtttgtgtgtgtgtgtgtgtgtgtgtgtgtgtgtgtgtgtgtgtgtgtgtgtgtggtgggtggtttgtgtgtgtgtgtgtgtgtggtgtgtggtgtgtgtacctACAGTTCCTTCCTCTGCCAGGAATGAAATGGACTGGTCCATGCCCCCGCCCTCAGTGCCAATGTAGCGCTCACACTTGGCTGAAATCTCCGCCAGCGCCACCTGGTGGACAGAAAAGGGGACCGTCTAAGTCTCCTGTTTTGCTTGTCAGACTTTACAGCAATATTCATTAACACACTTCTGGCTCAGCAAGATCGTGCATCAAGGTGTTGACAGAAAACAATTCCTACAAGTAATTCAAATACATCTGACATTGATCAAACTGATGTTTGAACTCATaataatatggcatttagcagacgcttttatccaaagcgacttacagtcatgtgtgcatacatttttacgtatggtgtggtcccggggatcgaacccactaccctggggttacaagcgccgtgctctaccaattgagctacagaggaccgtatCAGAACTCATATCATCAGCAATTCATTATCTGAATCTTGTCTCAGCGTATAAGATTTTAAGAGTGTGGTTTGCCAAACTACAGTTAAGTTCCTTGAGACATTCACCGAATACATCCATGTCCTGTACTACCTTGTTGAGGGACTTGTGGTTAGCCTCCACGGTGAGGAGCCCAGCACAGCAGACCAGGGCACTGGAGCTGGACAGGCCGGAGCTAGCCGGGATGGTTCCGTCCACAACACACTTCATCCCAGACAGAGGAACATTCCCTAGGTGCTCCTGGTGAGGATGATGATGGAACACTATATGTTCAACAATGCCTCATGTTTATGTTTGATAAGGTTAATACTGTATCAACATgatagatagatactgtagacagacagacagacagacagagacagacagacagagacacagacagacagacagagagacagacagagacagacagacagagacagagagacagacagacagacagagagacagacagagacagacagacagacagccagacagagagagacagacagagttgaTATGATgaattagaatagtagaatagaaCATGAAGAAGAAGAACATATACTGCATATTACAGTAATAACCAGAGTCTACACGACTCACCTGAATCCCTTTCACCCCACAGAGAAAGTAATAACCAGAGTCTACAACGACTCACCTGAATCCCTTTCACCCCACAGAGAAAGTAATAACCAGAGTCTACAACGACTCACCTGAATCCCTTTCACCCCACAGAGAAAGTAATAACCAGAGTCTACAACGACTCACCTGAATCCCTTTCACCCCACAGAGAAAGTAATAACCCAGAGTCTACAACGACTCACCTGAATCCCTTTCACCCCACAGAGAAAGTAATAACCAGAGTCTACAACGACTCACCTGAATCCCTTTCACCCCACAGAGAAAGTAATAACCAGAGTCTACAACGACTCACCTGAATCCCTTTCACCCCACAGAGAAAGTAATAACCAGAGTCTACAACGACTCACCTGAATCCCTTTCACCCCACAGAGAAAGTAATAATACCACTGAGGATTGTCCTTGTCAATCTCAATGTCTTCTGAAGAGACTGTGAAgtccctgtaaaaaaaaaaaaaaaaacattttatgaTTTTGAGAGAGCCGTCTCTAGGTAAATACAATTTGATAGGTAATGCAATACAGTCGTCAATTTGTCTAGATGGGCGGCAAATCAAGACAGATTCAGGAAGATGCTTACATACGCAGATTATAGGGGAATTGCACAGGCATACAAAGCAGGAGGAAGGCTTGAGTGGAGATTCACTGGCAGATCTTACTTGTATTTAGGTTCTGTGTTGGCCAGGTGTATTTTCTTGGAATCATTGACAGTGACAGCAGCAAGAATGCTCTGCTCAATAGCCATTGGGAGCACAGCATACCCACAGTAGTCAATGTGTTCTCCTAACAGTAATGAATGAAGAAAGACAATGTTTGAGATACAGTTACGGTTTATAGCTAGCTAggatcacatttatttatttttttcctgtAAATCACTtgtctttatactgtatttatggaTTTCTGCGTTATAATAGCATAGCTATATACATCTGAACTTAGTTTACATACCTATTAGATTGACTCTTCCAGGAGCTCGTGCATAAAAGAGAGGAGCTTCTCCATACTTTTTCTCGAAGGCCTCTTTCAGGTTTTGCAACCTAGGAATAAAGCAAATCGGGAAAATGCAAATGAATGCACAATTCAAGGAGTGAGTTACTTTACTGTAACCTACTATAAATGTATAATACTTGCATTGATAGTTTTAGCAACTGTAATTACCAGTAGTATTTAGGAAATTATCAAGATAACTCACCTTTTATTTGCACTTATCAGAATCTTTGTCTTTGGCGGGTGTGCTGCCATTTTTCAAACCAAATACCAGTTCTTACCGGTTGTTTTTAGACTATTGTTAAATCACCTAATCTAATTGCAACTAGATCAATACAGAGTACTGTACTGAGGAAAGATATTGAAACACACCTAATACTATCAGCTGACTCACACGCGGGTCCCGGATATTATTGAAAAGCTGATCTACGACCAGCTCTTCCCGCCAAAACCGCTACCTCAAACACTTTCAGTTAAACAAAGAAACTGTTTCTAGACCAGCTGTAAACATAGTGCATTGTAACGAACCGTAACAATACGGAAGAGTAGGAAAGGGCCAGTTCAAAGGAATCACGATTCACGCTCATGTTCACGCTGCGCAGCAACGCATTGGTGGCGGATGACGTAGAAGCTAGTATCTTTGCTGCGACTGTCTGCTGCCACTAGCAAGGTCGCTAtcgatctagctagctagcttcgtagTAAATATGTCTGATATAGAAGATGACTTCATGTGCGATGATGAAGAGGATTATGATCTGGTAAACTCCTCAGAAGTAAATATATATGGATATTGTAGCTGATTACCATATACAacgtatttagctagctagctaatcagcGTAAACATTCCATGTTGCACTCCACTtagtagctagccagctagcagcTGAACTAGCTGTTGATGGTTCTCCTATCATTGACAGCTAACTGTTAACGTTAGTTAGTTAGCCAGCTAGGTCTCTAAGGATTTGTTCACTTACTATTGCAAGTTGCAACTAATTGTTGCTAAACCTTTTGCACCGTTAAATGATCCAGCTGTTTGCTTCACAAATCACCAAAACAACACATATCATGAGCTAGCTAGCTGAATGTCAAAAGTGGGTGTTGATCTTGTAAACTGCAGTGATGATTCATTGTGTGATTTCAGGAATACTCAGAGGACAGCAACTCTGAGCCCAATGTTGATTTGGAGAATCAGTACTACAATTCAAAGGCCCTAAAGGAGGATGACCCCAAAGCAGCTCTCAGTAGCTTCCAGAAGGTTAGttatcacacacaaacaccacaggaggctggttaggggaggacggctcataataatggctggaatggagtggtaTCACACCATGTGTTTGTAATTATACCATTCCGGCCATTACTATGagtccgtcctccccaattaaggtgccaccagccacaTGTGACACACACGCGCTATTGCCTGTCCCTTTATTAAATGCATCTTTCTGACCCCAGGTCTTGGAGCTGGAGGGTGAGAAAGGAGAATGGGGGTTCAAAGCCTTGAAACAGATGATTAAGATTAACTTTAAACTGGTAAGCAGCAGACAcgttaccagtcaaaagtttggactcattccattttatttttattttttttaaactatttttacagaatatagccctatttggtaaaagaccaagtccatattatggcaagaagagctcaaataagcaaagagaaatgacagtccatcattactttaagacatgaatgtcagtcaacccagaaaatgtcaagaactttgaacgtttcttcaagtgcagtcacaaaaaccatcaagcgctatgatgaaactggctctcatgaggaccgccacaggaatggaagacccagagttacctctgctgcagaggataaattcattagacttaactgcacctcagattgcagcccaaataaatgcttcacagatttcacgtaacagacacatctcaacatcaactgttcaggggagactgcgtgaatcaggccttcaaatcaaattttattggccacatgcgccgaatacaacaggtgcagacattacagtgaaatgcttacttacagcccttaaccaacagtgcatttattttttaaaataaaacaacaacaaaaaaagtgttgagaaaaaaagagcagaagtaaaataaaataacagtagggaggctatatatacaggggggtaccggtgcagagtcaatgtgcgggggcaccggctagttgaggtagttgaagtaatatgtacatgtgggcagagttaaagtgactatgcataaataattaacagagtagcagaagcgtaaaaggatggggtggggggggcagtgcaaatagtccgggtagccatgattagctgttcaggagtcttctggcttgggggtagaagctgttgagaagtcttttggacctagacttggcactccggtaccgcttgccgtgcagtagcagagagaacagtctatgactagggtggctggagtctttgacaattttgagggctttcctctgacacctcctggtatagaggtcctggatggcaggaagcttggccccagtgatgtactgggccgtacgcactaccctctgtagtgccttgcggtcggaggccaagcagttgccataccaggcggtgatgcaaccagtcaggatgctctcgatggtgcagctgtataattttttgaggatctgaggacccatgccaaatcttttcactctcctgagggggaataggctttgtcgtgccctcttcacgactgtcttggtgtgtttggaccatgatagtttgttggtgatgtggacaccaaggaacttgaagctctcaacctgttccactacagccccgtcgatgagaatgggggcgtgctcagtcctctttttttcctgtagtccacaatcatctcctttgtcttggtcacgttgagggagaggttgttgtcctggcaccacacggccaggtctctgacctcctccctataggctgtctcatcgttgtcggtgatcaggcctaccactgttgtgtcgtcggcaaacttaatgatggtgttggagtcgtgcctagccatgcagtcatgggtgaacagggagtacaggaggggactgagcacgcacccctgaggggcccccgtgttgaggatctgtgtggcagatgtgttgttacctacccttaccacttgggggcggcccgtcaggaagtccaggatccagttgcagagggaggtgtttagtcccaggatccttagcttagtgatgagctttgagggcactatggtgttgaatgctgagctgtagtcaatgaatagcattctcacgtaggtgttcctcttgtccaggtgggaaagggcagtgtggagtgcaatagagattgcatcatctgtggatctgttggggcggtatgcaaattggagtgggtctagggtttctgggataatgctattgatgtgagccatgaccagcctttcaaagcacttcatggctacagacgtcagtgctacgggtcggtagtcatttaggcaggttatcttagagtccttgggcacggggactatggtggtctgcttgaaacatgttggtattacagactcagtcagggacatgttcaaaatgtcagtgaagacacttgccagttggtcagcacatgctcggagtacacgtcctgttaatccgtctggccctgcggccttgtgaatgttgacctgcttaaaagtcttactcacatcggctacggagagcgtgatcacatagtcatccggaacagctggtgctctcatgcatgcttcagtgttgcttgcctcgaagcgagcatagaagtggtttagctcgtctggaagtcttgtgtttcatggtcgaattgctgcaaagaaaccactactaaaggacaccaataataagaagagacttgcttgggccaagaaacatgagcaatggacattagaccggtggaaatctgtcctttggtctgatgagtccaaatgtgagattttttttccaaccaccgtgtctttgtgagatgcagcgtaggtgaacggatgatctccgcatgtgtggttcccaccgtgaagcatagaggaggaggtgtgatggtgtgggggtgctttgctggtgacactgtctgtgatttatttagaattcaaggcacacttaaccagcatggttaccacagcattctgcagcgatacgccctcccatctggtttgcacttagtgggactatcatttgtttttcaacaggacaatgacccaaaacacacctccaggctgtgtaagggctgtttgaccaaggagtgctgcatcagatgacctggcctccacaatcacccgaactcaacccaattgagatggtttgggatgagttggaccacaaaatgaaggaaaagcagccaacaagtgctcagcatatgtgggaactccttcaagactgttggaaaagcattcctcatgaagctggttgagagaatgccaagagtgtgcaaagctgtcatcaaggcaaagggttgctactttgaagaatctcaaatataaaatatattttgatttgtttaacacttttttggatactacatgattccatatgtgttatttcatagttgtgatgtcttcactattattctacaatgtagaaaatagtaaaaaaataaagaaaaacccttgaatgagtaggtgtgtccaaacttttgactggtactgtatatattgagTATTTAGAAAATATATTCTTCATTGTGCTAAATATTTGATCAAATTTGTTCATGTTTTGTAAAGAGCTGCTACCATCCTGTACCACCTAAATTAGTATttgaattacattttttgttgttttatttttcccTCCAGACAAATTTCCCTGAAATGATGAACAGGTACAAGCAGCTGTTAACATACATCCGGAGTGCAGTAACACGAAACTACTCTGAGAAATCCATCAACTCCATCCTTGACTATATCTCAACGTCAAAGCAGGTAATGTTTGTAACATTTAAGAACCAAACAATTATGCTTGATTCTGTGCACCGATCTGAGCTGTATTGAATTTTGGAAAAGTGTCTAAACTCTGAGGGCTGCTTTTCCCTGATTTAAAGCTAGTGCTGGACGTATAGGCATGCTAAATGGAGAATCTCCTAAATGTACACATTGTACAGAAGGCCTACTTGACTTCTTCATTCATTTTCAGATGGACTTGTTGCAAGAGTTTTATGAAACAACGTTGGATGCATTAAAGGATGCCAAAAATGACAGGCTTTGGTTTAAAACCAACACTAAGGTATgcttcattaaaaaaaaaacgtttcatATAATGTCATTGATTCCATCCACAATatcatcttttttttaaatgcaatccaataatgtacactaccgttcaaaagtttggggtcacttagaaatgtccttctggttagagccagtttgcgctgttctgtgaagggagtagtacacagcgttgtacgagatcttcagtttcttggcaatttctcgcatggaatagccttcatttctcagaacaagaatagactgacgagtttcagaagaaagttctttgtttctggccattttgatcctgtaatcgaacccacaattgctgatgctccagatactcaactagtctcaagaaggccagttttattgcttctttaatcagcacaacagttttcagctgtgctaacataattgcaaaatgattttctaatgatcaattagccttttaaaatgataaacttggattagcaaacacaacgtgccattggaacacaggactgatggttgctgataatgggcctctgtacgcctatgtagatattccattacaaatcag
The sequence above is a segment of the Coregonus clupeaformis isolate EN_2021a chromosome 19, ASM2061545v1, whole genome shotgun sequence genome. Coding sequences within it:
- the galk2 gene encoding N-acetylgalactosamine kinase isoform X1, which gives rise to MAAHPPKTKILISANKRLQNLKEAFEKKYGEAPLFYARAPGRVNLIGEHIDYCGYAVLPMAIEQSILAAVTVNDSKKIHLANTEPKYKDFTVSSEDIEIDKDNPQWYYYFLCGVKGIQEHLGNVPLSGMKCVVDGTIPASSGLSSSSALVCCAGLLTVEANHKSLNKVALAEISAKCERYIGTEGGGMDQSISFLAEEGTAKLIEFHPLRASDVRLPEGAVFVISNCCVEMNKAATSHFNIRVVECRIATKMLAKARGLEWGRLLKLSQVQTELEASLEEMLRLVAEVLHPEPYSREEVCKALGITTEQLCTDLLSANTQHVTQFKLYQRARHVYGEAARVLRFKSVCDEAPSAPNAVQRLGDLMKQSHASCRDLYECSCPELDRLVEICLQSGAVGSRLTGAGWGGCAVSMVPTDKVESFLKSVRELYYTPDPRRAELEKHSLFVSKPGGGAAIFLEE
- the galk2 gene encoding N-acetylgalactosamine kinase isoform X2 → MKCVVDGTIPASSGLSSSSALVCCAGLLTVEANHKSLNKVALAEISAKCERYIGTEGGGMDQSISFLAEEGTAKLIEFHPLRASDVRLPEGAVFVISNCCVEMNKAATSHFNIRVVECRIATKMLAKARGLEWGRLLKLSQVQTELEASLEEMLRLVAEVLHPEPYSREEVCKALGITTEQLCTDLLSANTQHVTQFKLYQRARHVYGEAARVLRFKSVCDEAPSAPNAVQRLGDLMKQSHASCRDLYECSCPELDRLVEICLQSGAVGSRLTGAGWGGCAVSMVPTDKVESFLKSVRELYYTPDPRRAELEKHSLFVSKPGGGAAIFLEE